The genomic segment GCAAATTTGAAAATAGAGCGCCTGCCCAAAGCCGGGGAGCGCATTCAAATCCGCACGTGGCACCGGGGCGAACAGCGCGCCGCCTTTTTCCGGTGCTTTCAGATTTTGGGCGAGCAGGGGGAGGAGCTGGTCAACAGCGTAACGGCCTATGCCCTGGTGGATCCCGAGAGCAAAAAACTGCTGCGGCCAAAAGTCTTTTTGCAGCTGGGCATCGAGGCGCAGGAGGAAATGCAAAGCTCCTGCCCGGATCCTGTGCGCCTGCAGCTGCCCGAACAGATGGAATATGCAGGCGGCTGGAACGTGCGTCCTTCGGATACGGATTGGAACTGCCATCTGAACAATGCCGCCTATCTGGATATTCTGTGGGATTTCCTGCCAGGGGGCACCTCGGCAGAGGAGCTTGGCCTCATCTCGGTCTGCTTTCTTTCCCAGGCGCTGGTCGGGGATGAGATTTCGGTATACCGCGAAGAGCGGGAGGCAGAGCTGCTCTTTCGGGGCGTGCACGAGCGGGGCACCTGTTTTGAGGCGAAGATTGCGCTGAAATGATAAAAGGCCCGCGGGATACGCGGACTTTTTGGCGGGAAGGGCCTACGCTTCCAGCAGCGTAATCCTGCGCCCATCCACGGATAGCACGTTTTCGCGCTTGAGCCGGCTCATTTCCCGCGTCATCGCGCTGCGGTCGGCGCAGATATAATCGGCCAGGGCGCTCATGGAAAAGGGGAGGCGGAAGCTCGGGCTGCCCTGCTGATGGGCGCAGAGCGAAAAATAGTGCAGCAGTTTTTCCCGGATGGAGCGGCAGCTTAAAACTTCCACCCTTTGGCTTAGCAGCAGCGCCTTTTGGGAGAGCAGCATCAGCATATTCTGCACGAGAATACTGTGATGCGGGCAGGCTTTGGGGCAGCGCTTGATGATATGCTCGTAATCGATATACAGCACCTGGCAGCTTTGGGTGCAGACGACGCAGATATTCTCCTGCTCGGCGCCGGAAAAGGCGAGCATTTCCCCAAAAATACTGCCCTCTTCCAGCTGT from the Christensenellaceae bacterium 44-20 genome contains:
- a CDS encoding acyl-ACP thioesterase domain-containing protein, with protein sequence MKLPSEYVLDYQVCTYDVGQGSLLKLSNLLRLQQEAGERHLAQGDLAFAHLAKMGMAFLVVRANLKIERLPKAGERIQIRTWHRGEQRAAFFRCFQILGEQGEELVNSVTAYALVDPESKKLLRPKVFLQLGIEAQEEMQSSCPDPVRLQLPEQMEYAGGWNVRPSDTDWNCHLNNAAYLDILWDFLPGGTSAEELGLISVCFLSQALVGDEISVYREEREAELLFRGVHERGTCFEAKIALK
- a CDS encoding Crp/Fnr family transcriptional regulator; this translates as MSIPRSTLFMGISEAEYAAMLHCFETYEQSYSSGALIRTFDDRSRSVGILQSGRADILRLDADGGKTVLEQLEEGSIFGEMLAFSGAEQENICVVCTQSCQVLYIDYEHIIKRCPKACPHHSILVQNMLMLLSQKALLLSQRVEVLSCRSIREKLLHYFSLCAHQQGSPSFRLPFSMSALADYICADRSAMTREMSRLKRENVLSVDGRRITLLEA